The Paramormyrops kingsleyae isolate MSU_618 chromosome 12, PKINGS_0.4, whole genome shotgun sequence region GGAAGAAGTCCAGCGTAAAATTGAGGAGACAGAAAGGAGGAAGAACGATTCAGTGAGAGCCAATGAAAGAGCTAAGAAAACACTTGAGGAGATGAATAAGCAGCTAGAAGATGCAAAGACAACATTTGATAAAGCAATGGATTCACTACCATCGGGGTGGGAATTGATTGGCATGAACTTTGTAGAGGGACTCACACAGGGTATAGTAACTGCTTTGACCCTTGGGATAAATCTGGCGGCAAGAGGTGGAGGAGGTACAAAAGGCACACAAGCAAGAATGGAAGATGAAAATGTCTTTGCTATGAATAATGTGCTTTCAAAATCAGGTCAGCTTCTAGGACTGGCTGAGACGTTGAACAGCTTTATTGACAATAATGAAATTCAACTGTCTATGATATATGATCAACAGAAAGGAACAACACTGACATCATTCCTGGAGGAACAATATAATGAGGTAAAAACCTCAGTGGAGCGTGAGAAAGACTGTAAAGCTAAAAAGGACGCACTCGACATCTGCACAGATGCTATTAAACTGTGCTCTGAGCTCACCGAGATCGCACCTGAAGGGCAATGCGATGCTGCCAAGTCGAAAGACATGATTGGAAGAATGCAGAATGTGCTGACAAAAACTCAGAAATTTGACTCTCAGAACAAAGCGTTCACAAACACACCAGCATTTACACCTCAACCCCCACAGCAAGCTAAGGAAAGTGGGTTTAAACGGGCAGGTGATATGGCGGTGGAGAATGCTCGTTTCCGCATAGAGCAGAGTCGAGTCCAGCTGGACAAGGTGAGAGAGATACAAAAGGAGAGTTTGGAAAACCTGGAGAAAAACCAGAAGGAGCTGACAGATATCTTAGTCACACTGAGGAACTGTGAAGTAAAAGAGATTGACTTCAACACCACCATTAGAATGCTGGTCAAAGGTCTAGATGCCATGGGAAGAGTGAAAGAGCAGTGGGAGAAGATGGTACGCTTCTTTCAGATGATCTCCAACATTGTTAAGACCTGCCTGGATAGATCTCTGACTGATTTTGTGAAACAGTCTCAGGCGGCATCTCAGAAAAATCTGTCATATAACACAAAAAAGTTCATGAAAGACCTGATCTACCAGCAGGCCTTCTATGCATCGAATGTAGCCAGCTTGGTTAACATGATCTCAGGGACCTACGTTGAGGTTTCTGACAAACATGTGATGGACAGGATCAGCAGCCTGGGCAAACTCATGGCTCTGGATCCCAGCAGACCAGATTTTATTAGTGAGCGCGAAAAATTTCAACTTGCCTGTGAAGAAGCTCAAGAGGCAATAAGAGATCTTGTGACGAAGAACAACAAGAAATTTGAGCAAAAGACAAAAGAGAGGATGGAGAGAATTGAAAGTGAGCTAAAGCCAATGTTACCCCCAGTATCTGAGGAGAAAATGAATGAGATCAAAGAAATAACAGAATCTGCATTTAAAGAAATGAGTCAGGAGGATGAAGATCAGTTTGCATGAAGGTTCTATTAAAGCATgaataggtaaaaaaaaaagctacagAACACATACATTTCAGTATTAGAGATACACATATATGAGCACAATATATAGCCTACACATAACAGTCATTAATGCTAGAAAGCTTAGCTATACTCTTACGATGCATGGGACACTTTATTGGTAGCATTTGCATTTTGTAGGTCAGATATTGTTTAACTGCTTTTGAATTTGCTGCTTTGTGAAGTAATATGACTGTAGGGATAAAACAAAACAGTCTGCCAAACTAAACGCATGTGTTGCAAGATTTTAACATATGGAGACAACCTCTTTCTAGTTAAAGTGGCAGGTCTGTGACACCTAGCAAGTTCAACACAGCTTCTTAAGCCCAGGGGTGGAGATCCACTTACAGGAGAGACCTGGAGTCAGAGGACTGATTTCACCATCAAAGGTCAAGGAATAAGAAGAAGACGACGACCCAGGGGTCTCACCAAAGATTATCGCTGGATACATATTTGGTATAAAGTAATCATGTCTTTGCTCGCTTTGA contains the following coding sequences:
- the LOC111837208 gene encoding uncharacterized protein → MKVAMQINTFSVILIVLKFASNSDGKETMGDLVKATQSISKAEDFRDDTKLIMQPYANWEEYLVPAPVSIAILGELVFISSNVDFSINKNPPKGGFQLIRYPDSFRACLMQVANSGWAAFNEAHTNMDQIRLHTGNVPAYISTSVQILLQENDELVQILLPDQLENIATISDQCVQLAERTEKKFTFVINLIQELLEACISAKKVYGDELEEVQRKIEETERRKNDSVRANERAKKTLEEMNKQLEDAKTTFDKAMDSLPSGWELIGMNFVEGLTQGIVTALTLGINLAARGGGGTKGTQARMEDENVFAMNNVLSKSGQLLGLAETLNSFIDNNEIQLSMIYDQQKGTTLTSFLEEQYNEVKTSVEREKDCKAKKDALDICTDAIKLCSELTEIAPEGQCDAAKSKDMIGRMQNVLTKTQKFDSQNKAFTNTPAFTPQPPQQAKESGFKRAGDMAVENARFRIEQSRVQLDKVREIQKESLENLEKNQKELTDILVTLRNCEVKEIDFNTTIRMLVKGLDAMGRVKEQWEKMVRFFQMISNIVKTCLDRSLTDFVKQSQAASQKNLSYNTKKFMKDLIYQQAFYASNVASLVNMISGTYVEVSDKHVMDRISSLGKLMALDPSRPDFISEREKFQLACEEAQEAIRDLVTKNNKKFEQKTKERMERIESELKPMLPPVSEEKMNEIKEITESAFKEMSQEDEDQFA